One Haladaptatus cibarius D43 DNA segment encodes these proteins:
- the cas3 gene encoding type I-D CRISPR-associated helicase Cas3': MNQFTVGDASLATEPAKYGLRDLGFDQARSFQNRVVEWVHDGNTPVSVVRAPTGAGKTATFHELISVHQPTLLVYPTNALLRQQHERFVNAEVDAAVLNGETLEGYAHRRTENLLGFLDTYENDYDVILTNPDILQATIQDMYSGDHAMRFFDNFNAIVYDEFHFYDPLAASGLLLQIKIISERQVDPKIILASATPNEDFVEFVRTQLQLDVQNIEAEYVENGDRFRQRVEVVRHEERRIVEVRDAVAQLLHEEINTTDDHDEPRVVLAFNSAKDSNDFHDYLADEYETVFKHTEKDNGFDTNDDLVDLDDETFYILNTTSKGEVGLDYDVETLIMENPTRPSAFLQRFGRAGRASEATVHIYGLGQGPWGTDVDFQTFTKQVYDGLQEERMAPKALGDLMGLRGAYGIEVREDGYGWFNPEIFEDLASNNDQYGRWRNFIEDVNDELDAIDGLGGKPYDAEVNKLLKFTKECFEVFRGLRGRSLSAQIEYPRGDRLGLTTYDLGRTLRGYEIDCVREGTVLRVKPSDENSLSLVTARLPAYETEPTRYDEPTGKIEKTLQDKIRPKIDHMSRKDDFGVSTELLHRFFDVVRITDAIVPRRLTTATYEIDVGDEGSGPPTIEVHRRQI; encoded by the coding sequence ATGAATCAGTTCACCGTCGGGGATGCATCCTTAGCGACTGAACCTGCGAAGTACGGACTGAGAGATCTTGGTTTCGATCAGGCACGGTCATTTCAAAACCGCGTTGTCGAGTGGGTTCACGACGGAAATACGCCTGTTTCTGTGGTTCGCGCACCCACTGGTGCGGGGAAGACAGCGACGTTCCACGAACTTATAAGCGTTCATCAACCTACACTCCTCGTCTATCCGACGAACGCATTGCTTCGTCAACAGCACGAGCGGTTCGTGAATGCCGAAGTCGATGCCGCCGTATTGAACGGTGAAACGCTGGAAGGCTACGCTCACAGACGGACTGAAAACCTACTTGGCTTCCTCGATACGTATGAGAACGATTACGATGTCATCCTAACGAACCCTGATATTTTGCAAGCGACGATTCAGGATATGTACAGCGGTGATCATGCGATGCGATTTTTTGACAACTTCAACGCCATCGTCTACGACGAATTCCACTTCTACGATCCACTGGCGGCAAGCGGACTTCTCCTGCAAATCAAAATAATTTCGGAACGACAAGTCGATCCGAAGATTATACTCGCATCCGCAACGCCGAACGAAGATTTCGTCGAGTTCGTTCGGACGCAGTTGCAACTCGACGTACAGAATATCGAAGCAGAGTATGTCGAAAACGGAGACCGGTTTCGACAGCGCGTCGAAGTTGTTCGGCACGAGGAACGCCGAATCGTGGAAGTACGCGATGCAGTTGCGCAGTTACTCCACGAAGAGATCAATACAACAGACGACCACGATGAACCCCGTGTCGTACTTGCGTTCAACAGTGCGAAAGACAGCAACGACTTTCACGATTATCTGGCGGACGAGTATGAAACCGTCTTCAAACACACCGAAAAAGATAATGGATTCGACACGAACGATGATCTGGTTGACCTTGACGACGAAACGTTCTATATACTGAACACGACCAGTAAGGGTGAGGTTGGGCTTGACTACGACGTAGAGACGCTCATCATGGAAAATCCGACCCGGCCCAGTGCATTCCTCCAGCGATTTGGACGTGCTGGGCGAGCATCCGAGGCGACAGTCCACATTTACGGTCTGGGACAAGGGCCTTGGGGAACTGATGTCGATTTCCAGACATTCACCAAGCAAGTATACGATGGCTTGCAAGAAGAACGAATGGCTCCAAAAGCCCTCGGTGACCTGATGGGGCTTCGAGGTGCATATGGGATTGAAGTCCGGGAAGATGGCTATGGTTGGTTTAATCCCGAAATATTCGAAGACCTTGCATCCAACAACGACCAGTACGGCCGCTGGCGAAATTTCATTGAGGACGTGAACGACGAACTGGACGCAATTGATGGTCTTGGAGGGAAACCTTACGATGCGGAAGTAAATAAACTCCTCAAATTCACAAAGGAATGTTTCGAAGTATTTCGGGGGCTTCGAGGTCGTTCACTCTCGGCACAAATCGAATATCCGCGCGGCGACCGGCTCGGACTGACAACGTACGACCTCGGTCGGACACTACGTGGGTACGAGATTGATTGTGTTCGAGAGGGAACCGTTCTCCGAGTCAAGCCAAGTGACGAGAACTCACTTTCGCTTGTAACAGCCCGACTCCCCGCTTACGAGACGGAACCAACGAGATACGACGAGCCGACGGGTAAGATCGAGAAAACGCTCCAGGACAAAATTCGCCCGAAAATCGACCACATGAGCCGAAAAGACGATTTCGGCGTTTCAACCGAGCTTCTCCATCGATTCTTTGATGTTGTCCGCATCACCGACGCTATCGTCCCACGGCGTCTCACCACAGCGACGTACGAAATCGACGTTGGTGACGAGGGGTCTGGACCACCGACCATTGAGGTTCACCGCCGACAAATATGA
- the cas7d gene encoding type I-D CRISPR-associated protein Cas7/Csc2 yields the protein MTLDYPDTGLVESHSIYRTRKPSVTLIVRRDVTEPTLFRNSEHDRAETQEFDDKLHAQVNGEKFTSKERLTGLDLLRRLDEDGSLIHEDYTYNEPDDLDKSLNVGTLTYGLAGTGSQDFAIKSRVVEGYTYTNNEYDLMNKETRNAVYETGTMQDDEQNQSQALFDFVKVQPGSDFIHFITLEAATGPMLLYVLHNILNTGKYGARETRTGRNIRNTVLGIILGDHDTSLSTGEFLLEYHGEDDRLEESLGEYIEAVRRDDWNVYGTFEGAEDVPSWFHELHAVAAREADDADEILQAEFSHLMEDARESFNQTDD from the coding sequence ATGACGCTTGATTACCCCGATACTGGACTCGTCGAATCGCACAGCATCTACCGAACCCGAAAGCCGTCCGTCACGCTCATCGTAAGACGCGATGTGACCGAACCGACTCTGTTTCGGAACTCGGAACACGACCGTGCGGAAACACAAGAGTTCGACGACAAACTTCATGCACAGGTAAACGGCGAGAAGTTCACTAGCAAGGAACGACTGACCGGTCTTGACCTACTCCGGCGACTGGACGAGGATGGCTCGCTCATCCACGAAGATTACACCTATAACGAACCCGATGACCTTGATAAGTCACTAAACGTTGGTACGCTCACGTACGGGTTAGCTGGAACTGGCAGCCAAGATTTCGCAATCAAGTCTCGGGTCGTTGAGGGCTACACGTACACGAACAACGAGTACGACTTGATGAACAAAGAAACTCGGAATGCGGTCTACGAAACTGGGACAATGCAGGACGACGAGCAAAACCAATCTCAGGCTTTGTTCGACTTCGTGAAAGTTCAGCCCGGTAGTGACTTCATTCACTTTATCACGCTGGAAGCGGCGACCGGACCGATGTTGCTGTACGTACTCCACAATATCCTGAACACCGGTAAGTACGGCGCACGGGAGACACGGACAGGGCGAAACATTCGAAATACCGTTCTCGGCATCATTCTCGGTGACCACGACACGTCATTGTCTACGGGTGAATTCCTACTGGAATATCACGGTGAAGACGACCGACTCGAAGAAAGCCTCGGTGAGTATATCGAAGCAGTGCGTCGTGACGACTGGAATGTTTATGGTACGTTCGAGGGTGCCGAGGATGTCCCAAGCTGGTTCCACGAACTCCATGCGGTCGCCGCCCGTGAAGCCGATGATGCCGATGAGATACTCCAAGCGGAGTTTAGCCACCTAATGGAAGACGCACGGGAGAGCTTCAACCAAACCGATGATTGA
- the cas6 gene encoding CRISPR system precrRNA processing endoribonuclease RAMP protein Cas6, protein MSQTTPTPTTGTHRLRRITLTVRPTETFPVPISDGYSVYSALLAALNDVDAAVSEHIHDSPLGSLHSSGLLGVFGNSNRDYHKTVRSDRSYELSLGIVDSRDDDIFQSLVSALVLDGNELELTNGTLHVEIFESENTSHEALLAQASEYDNPSIEMEFRTPTCIEEAGDVTTMFPHRRAVFQSLCGKWNRTAPDEHELAIDDEDVLAHIIEKPDARAYDTHSVLVNRIRTEDDESRAIFRQGFTGRCEYALKDASESVQNAVVALALFGEYSGVGSAVARGCGNVQVNL, encoded by the coding sequence GTGTCGCAGACAACTCCCACACCGACGACCGGCACTCATCGTCTTCGGCGGATCACACTCACAGTGCGCCCAACGGAGACGTTTCCGGTTCCCATCTCTGATGGGTACTCTGTCTACAGCGCGCTGTTAGCGGCGCTCAATGACGTTGATGCAGCTGTGAGCGAACACATCCACGACTCTCCGCTCGGCAGTTTGCATAGTAGCGGTCTTCTTGGTGTGTTTGGAAACAGCAACCGCGACTATCACAAAACGGTTCGAAGCGACCGCTCGTACGAACTGTCGCTGGGTATCGTTGATTCACGCGACGACGACATCTTTCAGTCACTCGTGAGTGCGCTCGTGTTGGACGGCAACGAGTTGGAGTTGACGAACGGAACGCTCCACGTCGAGATTTTCGAGAGCGAAAACACGAGCCACGAAGCCCTTCTCGCGCAGGCGAGCGAGTACGACAATCCGTCCATCGAAATGGAGTTTCGTACCCCGACTTGCATCGAGGAAGCGGGCGACGTGACGACAATGTTTCCACACCGCCGCGCCGTTTTCCAGTCGCTCTGTGGAAAATGGAATCGTACCGCTCCTGACGAACACGAACTCGCAATCGATGACGAGGACGTGCTCGCACATATAATCGAGAAACCTGATGCACGAGCGTACGATACCCACAGCGTTCTGGTGAACCGCATTCGAACCGAGGACGACGAATCCCGTGCAATTTTCCGGCAGGGATTCACTGGTCGCTGTGAGTATGCGCTGAAGGATGCAAGCGAGAGCGTACAGAACGCAGTCGTCGCCCTGGCTCTGTTCGGCGAATATTCCGGCGTCGGAAGTGCAGTTGCTCGAGGCTGTGGAAATGTGCAGGTGAATCTATGA
- a CDS encoding helix-turn-helix domain-containing protein, whose translation MRTYISPIGYDSRRVTRPILSNGLDEGDQIILLRPNTENDDQRARSAIRDVTDLLEEIEPDVQFDKEEITYDDLSSAALECSDILQAADGDLVVALTGGAREILIPFALASFIHAPRIHQTLTFSDVDQRVREWSLPVLQAHVPRKAHQTLAVIAEADAPLSMSDLTEQIEQSKSTATRHVETLAENEVVTTFRDGKTKYAEITFTGELLLRAGA comes from the coding sequence ATGCGAACCTACATCTCGCCAATCGGCTACGACAGTCGGCGCGTTACCCGACCCATCCTGAGTAACGGTCTCGACGAAGGTGACCAGATTATTCTGTTGCGCCCAAACACCGAGAACGACGACCAGCGGGCCCGGAGCGCTATCCGAGATGTAACAGACCTGCTTGAAGAAATCGAGCCAGACGTGCAATTCGACAAAGAGGAAATCACATATGACGACCTCTCGAGTGCAGCATTGGAATGTAGCGATATTTTGCAGGCTGCAGACGGTGACCTCGTTGTAGCGCTTACAGGAGGGGCCCGCGAAATCCTCATCCCATTCGCACTCGCGTCGTTCATCCACGCTCCACGGATTCACCAGACGTTGACCTTCAGCGATGTTGATCAGCGTGTCCGCGAGTGGTCACTCCCGGTGTTGCAGGCACATGTGCCACGAAAGGCACACCAAACGCTGGCAGTGATTGCCGAGGCAGACGCCCCGCTTTCGATGTCCGACCTCACCGAGCAGATCGAGCAGTCGAAAAGTACGGCAACTCGCCACGTCGAGACCTTGGCGGAAAACGAGGTGGTCACCACATTTAGAGACGGGAAAACGAAGTATGCCGAAATAACATTCACAGGGGAGTTGTTGCTTCGCGCGGGCGCGTGA
- a CDS encoding DUF7718 family protein codes for MDIHRPDGTQVGKRRDFPEISRAEGPRFAEEYLRRHHERLIRRFETWL; via the coding sequence ATGGACATTCACCGACCCGATGGGACGCAGGTGGGGAAGCGCCGTGATTTTCCCGAGATTTCGCGTGCCGAAGGGCCGCGCTTTGCGGAAGAGTATTTACGACGCCACCACGAAAGATTAATCAGGAGGTTCGAAACGTGGCTGTAG
- a CDS encoding competence protein CoiA family protein, translating into MPFTAIIDGELTAPHAAEKSDSAECPACGNQLRIRDSHQRDDSFVARHFWHPTTPPDGCAGVGGESAEHRKMKSIAASKASSVFAGATVSIEQDVDDRRADVLVEFPREHSRHGKGLAIEVQYKHDSKDTEAVESTFHSNGYSVLWLNTDHFSDRDVNLGDGTLAAWWPTQVPDIGEWSGFHNIVTWLRQAQSPAVEREIPFPDELFSEAHALLWAENLYRLHDKGDGRFSIFSTSLFDSGRTKSDIGLAMDGSGGPSVFIRKTRRGDVEYEADPNLFRRTRKLRRLSNILESWDPERRQNWASRQVGVEPKDWVDVWETTTAMYRLALLCRADTGEPVVVFEDHYQGQITAMVEPQLASANIRRVIEACKRIQEVQKQRYRNESTDRETT; encoded by the coding sequence ATGCCGTTCACCGCTATAATTGACGGCGAGTTAACCGCACCTCATGCGGCCGAGAAGAGCGATTCAGCGGAGTGCCCTGCCTGTGGGAACCAGCTACGAATCCGGGATTCACATCAGAGAGACGATTCCTTCGTTGCGCGCCACTTCTGGCACCCGACCACACCGCCGGATGGTTGTGCTGGCGTCGGTGGAGAATCAGCAGAGCATCGGAAGATGAAGTCCATCGCCGCCTCGAAAGCCAGTTCCGTATTCGCGGGCGCAACCGTGTCCATCGAGCAGGACGTGGACGACCGACGGGCGGACGTACTCGTAGAATTTCCTCGTGAGCATAGCCGCCACGGGAAGGGACTCGCTATCGAAGTTCAGTACAAACACGACTCGAAGGATACCGAAGCTGTCGAGTCGACGTTCCATTCGAATGGCTACAGCGTACTGTGGCTAAACACGGATCACTTCAGCGACCGTGACGTGAACCTCGGCGATGGAACACTCGCGGCGTGGTGGCCGACGCAGGTTCCAGACATAGGCGAATGGTCGGGTTTTCACAACATCGTCACGTGGCTTCGGCAGGCACAGAGTCCAGCGGTCGAACGGGAAATTCCGTTCCCAGACGAGCTATTTTCCGAGGCCCATGCGTTGCTCTGGGCCGAGAATCTGTATAGACTGCATGACAAAGGGGACGGGAGATTTTCGATTTTCAGTACGTCGCTCTTCGATAGCGGGCGAACGAAGAGCGACATCGGACTGGCTATGGATGGATCGGGTGGACCGAGTGTGTTCATCCGAAAGACTCGCCGTGGCGATGTCGAATACGAAGCGGATCCAAATCTATTCCGACGAACTCGAAAACTACGTCGTCTCTCGAACATTCTCGAATCGTGGGATCCAGAACGACGGCAGAACTGGGCATCGAGGCAGGTTGGAGTGGAACCTAAAGATTGGGTGGACGTGTGGGAAACTACAACTGCGATGTATCGCTTGGCCCTTCTCTGCCGAGCAGATACCGGAGAACCAGTGGTAGTCTTCGAGGACCACTACCAAGGACAGATTACGGCGATGGTGGAGCCGCAGCTAGCGTCTGCAAATATTCGGAGGGTGATTGAAGCGTGCAAACGGATTCAAGAGGTACAGAAACAACGATACAGAAACGAGAGCACCGATAGAGAGACGACGTAG
- a CDS encoding ParA family protein, whose product MTESPRGWGVAPSTGIPTIAFGNQKGGTGKTTATINSAAALATHGHNVLAIDMDPQADMTKGLGLGPGDDNDPSSPKNDLPNTLITDDANLLDVLVDNPRTHDTSLSEIVIEADEYDHLNFDLAPSHKDMGLARDWMDDANARLSLKLALEELVEDGYDYDFILIDCPPDLSVMTDAAFIAAQNVFLAAQTQATSRDALDDLWDQLESIEDNQQIEIAIVGLLANMYRDDGQSQKFLNAFDESFASMAPIFKLPMRVAIQRAWDNGRDIFEWEDANDQGVERDLFLEVAETMERAFDKAQVEA is encoded by the coding sequence ATGACCGAGTCACCTCGTGGATGGGGCGTCGCACCATCAACCGGCATCCCCACTATCGCCTTCGGCAATCAGAAAGGCGGGACTGGGAAAACGACGGCAACGATTAACAGTGCCGCCGCGCTGGCCACTCACGGCCACAATGTTCTTGCGATCGATATGGATCCCCAAGCGGACATGACAAAAGGACTTGGGCTAGGTCCGGGCGACGACAACGACCCGTCGAGCCCGAAGAACGACCTGCCAAACACACTCATCACCGACGACGCAAATCTCCTAGACGTTCTCGTCGACAATCCACGCACGCACGACACGAGCCTTTCGGAGATCGTAATCGAGGCCGACGAGTACGACCACCTGAACTTCGACCTGGCTCCCAGCCACAAGGACATGGGTCTCGCACGAGATTGGATGGACGATGCGAACGCCCGTCTTTCGTTGAAACTTGCCCTCGAAGAGTTGGTCGAGGATGGATACGACTATGATTTCATCCTCATCGATTGTCCCCCCGACCTCTCAGTTATGACAGACGCAGCGTTCATCGCAGCTCAGAACGTCTTTCTGGCAGCACAAACTCAAGCCACATCACGAGACGCTCTGGACGACCTCTGGGACCAGCTGGAGTCCATTGAAGACAATCAGCAGATCGAGATTGCAATCGTCGGGCTTCTAGCGAATATGTACCGTGACGATGGTCAGTCCCAAAAGTTCCTGAACGCGTTCGACGAGTCGTTCGCCTCAATGGCACCGATTTTCAAACTCCCAATGCGGGTGGCGATACAGCGCGCGTGGGACAACGGACGAGATATCTTCGAATGGGAGGACGCAAACGACCAAGGCGTAGAGCGTGACCTCTTCCTAGAAGTCGCAGAGACGATGGAGCGAGCGTTCGACAAAGCACAGGTGGAGGCATAG
- a CDS encoding orc1/cdc6 family replication initiation protein translates to MPPNPGSEGTPKSTGSIKDLILEQEETASLIKNRSLLEPNEIVDEERIVGRDTQLTDITQHLRVAISNERPPNLLLYGPSGTGKSLIINAVCQNIVELCESRDIRFGVIQMNCQNVGTLGATVYELVRKVANDIGTTVDVPEHGIPNKKKWRELYRLINEHYDTVVFILDELDMLVGRRDKDEPAFSRLLYQLSRAGSTDEINAQVSVTAITNDTKMMESVGSRALSSFTPEDVHFSDYDANQLREILQAREDAFHEDALSDDVIPLAAAFAAQTNGDARKAIDLMRTAGSIAERTGADKVREEHVREAQDKVEKNRVLEVTRGISTQKKLCLFATAAVARETGTGAAKSPTGYRVYQYLTGTLSSDQYHQETYVNKMKELTTYSLVETERKSQGPHSGSYLEFTFGENPETIIETLREDSRLDDVHDDELRTIVNAQLRQ, encoded by the coding sequence ATGCCACCGAATCCTGGTTCCGAGGGAACCCCCAAGTCCACGGGTTCGATTAAAGATCTCATCCTCGAACAGGAGGAAACAGCGAGTCTCATCAAGAACCGTTCTCTGCTTGAACCGAACGAGATCGTCGATGAGGAACGGATCGTCGGTCGTGATACACAGCTCACCGATATTACTCAGCATCTTCGCGTCGCGATTAGTAACGAGCGGCCACCGAATCTCCTCCTCTATGGACCGTCTGGAACCGGGAAATCTCTGATCATTAACGCCGTCTGTCAAAACATCGTCGAACTTTGCGAAAGTCGCGATATTCGGTTTGGCGTCATCCAGATGAACTGCCAGAATGTAGGTACCCTCGGTGCAACCGTCTATGAACTTGTCCGAAAGGTGGCGAACGACATCGGAACGACTGTCGACGTTCCCGAACACGGCATTCCAAACAAGAAAAAATGGCGCGAACTCTATCGTCTCATCAACGAACACTACGATACCGTCGTGTTCATCCTCGATGAACTCGATATGCTTGTCGGTCGTCGCGATAAGGATGAGCCAGCTTTCTCCCGCCTTCTCTATCAGCTCTCTCGTGCTGGAAGCACCGATGAGATCAATGCTCAGGTCTCCGTAACCGCCATTACTAACGATACGAAGATGATGGAGAGCGTCGGTAGCCGTGCTCTCAGTTCGTTTACTCCTGAAGATGTCCACTTCAGCGACTACGACGCCAATCAACTCCGGGAAATTCTCCAGGCCCGAGAAGATGCTTTCCACGAGGATGCACTCAGTGATGATGTCATCCCGCTCGCAGCAGCATTCGCCGCACAAACCAATGGGGACGCACGGAAGGCGATCGATCTGATGCGAACAGCGGGATCGATTGCAGAAAGAACAGGCGCGGACAAAGTCCGTGAGGAGCACGTTCGAGAAGCTCAAGATAAGGTTGAGAAAAACCGCGTGTTAGAGGTAACTCGTGGGATTAGCACGCAGAAGAAGCTCTGTCTTTTCGCGACTGCGGCTGTGGCACGTGAAACCGGAACTGGTGCAGCGAAAAGCCCGACCGGGTACCGAGTATATCAGTACCTAACAGGTACCCTTAGTTCGGATCAGTACCACCAGGAGACGTACGTGAATAAGATGAAGGAACTCACGACGTATTCGTTGGTTGAGACAGAACGGAAGAGCCAAGGGCCACACTCGGGCAGCTATCTTGAGTTCACGTTTGGTGAAAACCCGGAAACCATCATCGAGACGCTTCGGGAAGATTCGCGCCTAGATGACGTCCACGATGACGAACTCCGCACCATCGTGAACGCACAGCTCAGACAGTAA
- a CDS encoding primase-associated protein: MIQSRFHDYSHRNTLVAASRKFLARADGYGKQQGEIQAHIADNHLCVPASDFMAKYHEYAEDAFGRLLAVQEETLTVEQRSWLTANGTAITDRIDRFFQAGQTHRVWENYCLSRSGLALILYPFDP; the protein is encoded by the coding sequence TTGATCCAGTCGCGGTTCCATGACTACTCACACCGAAACACGCTCGTCGCCGCCTCACGAAAGTTCCTTGCTCGTGCGGATGGGTATGGAAAACAGCAGGGCGAGATTCAGGCCCACATCGCGGACAACCACCTGTGCGTTCCCGCCTCGGATTTCATGGCAAAGTACCACGAGTACGCCGAAGACGCCTTTGGACGCCTGCTCGCTGTCCAAGAGGAGACGTTGACAGTGGAACAGCGAAGCTGGCTCACCGCGAACGGAACCGCAATCACCGACCGTATCGATCGATTCTTCCAAGCTGGACAGACCCACCGCGTGTGGGAGAACTATTGTCTATCCCGGTCAGGGTTGGCGTTAATTTTGTATCCATTCGACCCCTAA
- a CDS encoding ATP-binding protein: MTRSRFVNRVQELDTLQSRFQSDTAELLVLYGRRRLGKTDRRRRTAVVCAPNGFGAVQIDQSQDERMATSDSAAVSFDDFESRRDQMHSTIKSWIDDLVTLIGESRASQQFQTWLDPVAVP, from the coding sequence ATGACTCGCTCACGCTTCGTCAACCGGGTGCAGGAACTCGACACGCTGCAGTCTCGGTTTCAGAGCGACACTGCCGAATTGCTCGTACTCTATGGCCGTCGCCGTCTCGGTAAGACGGACAGGAGACGACGTACAGCTGTTGTTTGTGCCCCTAACGGATTCGGGGCAGTCCAAATCGACCAGTCCCAGGACGAACGCATGGCAACGAGTGATTCTGCAGCGGTATCATTCGACGACTTCGAATCCCGACGCGACCAGATGCACAGTACCATCAAAAGCTGGATTGATGACCTCGTCACGTTGATTGGTGAATCGAGAGCGAGCCAGCAGTTTCAAACATGGCTTGATCCAGTCGCGGTTCCATGA